In the Ipomoea triloba cultivar NCNSP0323 chromosome 6, ASM357664v1 genome, one interval contains:
- the LOC116023200 gene encoding calcium-binding protein KRP1-like: MASGANIDHDPYVFEDFFPSMIRRLGSEGFMGELCNGFYLLMDVSTGLITFESLKRNTVLMGLEDLRDEELICMLAEGDLDGDGALNQMEFCILMFRLSPGLMDSPKKWIDDYGVIHMQP; encoded by the exons ATGGCTTCAGGAGCAAATATTGATCACGATCCATATGTATTCGAGGATTTCTTCCCATCAATGATTCGGAGATTGGGATCAGAAGGGTTCATGGGGGAGCTATGCAACGG GTTCTACTTGCTGATGGATGTGAGCACGGGGCTGATAACGTTTGAGAGCTTGAAGAGGAACACAGTTCTGATGGGGCTAGAGGATCTGAGAGATGAAGAGCTGATATGCATGCTAGCAGAAGGGGATTTGGATGGGGATGGGGCTCTGAACCAGATGGAGTTTTGCATACTCATGTTTAGGTTAAGCCCTGGATTGATGGATAGTCCCAAGAAGTGGATAGATGACTATGGAGTAATCCATATGCAACCCTAG